The sequence agcgttccaccaggccggagccagagttgaaaaggccctggctctggttgaagccaatctaacttccttagggcctgggaccactagggtgttgttatttatggaccttgaggctctccgtggggaataccaggagaggcggtcccgtaggtacgagggtcctagcccgtgaagggctttaaaggtcaaaagcagcaccttaaatctgaccttgTACTCCACCGGAAgtcagtgcagcttgaaaagcactgggtgaatatgctcccatggcagagaccccgtgaggagtctcgctgcagcattctgtacccagCCAGTATGGGCGATGGACACTGTGTTTTCTCAGGAATGAATACCTCTGGATTAACATTCACTAGGCatgctcctgctgcagctgctgagcCAGGGGCAGGGTAAGAGTTAGGGCAGAGGGAAGACTTGTCCTCCAGAAGGGGATGTGTGAGGCCTAGTAGCTCGGTCCTGCTCTCTTGCCTCAGAGAACAGTGCTGGGAGCTTTGGCCTACTAGGCAGAGGCTGAAGACCAAGGAGGGGGACAGGAAATGCCACCTGGATTGTCCTGGCATTGCAGAGGCCCTGTGTTGATTCTATTCCTGATACCAGACTTGACTGTGGTTTTTTTAGTAGCAGGACCTATAACTATGATCTAGGGCTGCAGAACCAAAGGGAGGCGTACTCTGCGACCAGCCAGGGCACTGCTGGCCACTGAGGAGCTGCACCCACTGCCCCACCCACTGGCCCCATCCATTAGTCAGAGAAGGACCAGCTGCCCCAGGGATtgatttcctcttccctcctcattccCTTATccttttgtattgttatttgttaCTACAGGTCAGTGGAACCTGCAGGCGGGGGCTGCCTTCTCTTTTAATATATGCACAGCGCTTAGAAAATTCTATGTGTTTTCTATGTGTTAAAtaatactattacagtggtacctcgggttaagaacttaattcgttccggaggtccgttcttaacctgcaactgttcttaacctgaagcaccactttagctaatggggcctcccgctgccgccgtgcctccggagcacaatttctgttctcatcctgaagcaaagttcttaacccgaggtaatatttctgggttagcggagtctgtaacctgaagcgtctgtaacctgaggtaccactgtatagggacagGCTTTAATGCCAGTTCTTAGCCCTTTTCCTTCTTGCCTTCTAGGTTTTGAGAGGGAGGACCAGCGATGCGCTAATTTCTCTTCTCGGTCCCCAGAGATTTTTAAGCACCACGTTCAAGGTGAGGAAACTTGCAGGCTCATGAACTCCTAATCTGGGGGGAATCTGAGCTAGGAAGATGTGGGTTGGATCCGAACCCTCGCAGGGGGAGATCCCACCTTTAAGTTTGATATTGAAAAAGCAAATTCCTAGCCCTCATGGAGGCCTGACTGATGAACGGTccctgtttcttgttttgtttcaaaaCCAGGCCTCGGACCTCCAGATTGAATTGAACAAGCACCCAAAGTCCAAACCGGACCCCAAGGACCTGGTCTTTGGCAAGTATTTCACTGACCACATGCTCATGATAGAATGGAGCCAGGAGAAAGGCTGGGGGAAGCCACACATCAAACCGTTCCAGAATCTCTCACTGCATCCAGCCTCTTCCGCCCTGCACTACTCAGTGGAGGTAACTGCTTCCTATATAAAAAGAGTCTCCGCTGTCAGTTTcactaggtaataataataataataataataataataataaattttatttataccccgccctccccagccaagaccaggctcagggcggctaacaaccaataataaaaacaagttgattaaaatacaatttaaaaacaagattaaaagacaacattaaaacattaaggcAGAGTCTCTAAATAGCTCGTTTCTTCCATAcgactcttttctctctctcccatctaGCTCTTTGAGGGGATGAAGGCATTCCGGGGCCCAGACAAGCGCATCCAACTTTTCCGTCCCATGATGAACATGAACCGCATGTTACGTTCCGCGCTCCGTACTTCCCTGCCGGTGGGTACTTCCGGTGAGGCGGCCCCTtgcctccctctcctgcaggaACTGTGGGTTGCTGCATCTTAAGCCGTCTTCAGATATGCCCCCCCCACAAGTGGTGCTGCAAGGTTTGGGGGCTGAGACCCAGGCCCTCCCCCCCGCTCATCCTCGGCTCATCCTCCCTTTGAGCCTTGCCACCTCAAAGGGATGCACAGATCGCTGAGCCTGGCATCTGCATTGACCCAACCGCCCCAGGGCAAAGCCTGAACTTACACTACTTGCATTCGGCTCAccctctcccttttctctcctcGGCACAAACAGCGATGCAGTCTCTTTCTCCGCACAGGGTGCGAGCGTATTCATAGAAGGGTTTTTACCTGGGGAATCCGGGACTTGAactcgggaccttctgcatgcagggcagatgCTCTGCCGTTGGGCTGCAGCCCTAAAGCGTCTTTCTGTGGGAGTGGGGAAAGAGGCTCGCCTTGAGACTCTTGGGGTCcagaaaggagaaggggaaacaGCATCACCGGTCTTACTtgctctttccccacccctcccttctGCACAACAGCCCTTCGACAAGTCTGAGCTTCTCGAATGCATCCGGCGGCTGATCCACCTGGACCAAGACTGGGTCCCACACGCCGAAGCCACCAGCCTCTACATCCGCCCCACCTTCATCGGCACTGAGGTGTGTTTCCCGAGCCCACCTCCCCGCTCTTTTAAgtataccttggaagtcaaacggaatccgttccagaagtccgttcaacttctaaaacattcagaaaccaaagtttggcttctgattggctgcaggaagttcctgcagccaatcagaagccgtggaatgTGGGGACAtttatataatttagcagagtttaaGCCATCCCCTGTTTGAGTTTATGCAGCGATAAACAGGTTGCTAACCGTTTGAGTCCTATAAATAATTATACCTTCCTGGATGATAATCCCTTTCTGTCCCTTTTAATGAAAACACACATGAATCTGAATCATATTAACATAAACTATTTTActatcagattcattcaggtttacagagttgttcctgaaggcaggcttaggttacataacagatAAACTATATACTAGATAGTAGTGAGTCATGAGAAGACTGCATCCGAGCAGTTACCAGTTAACACTCCTTGCAGCAACCGACCAACTGACAAAACTGCCTGCCCCATAGAGGCAGTTAGTCCTCTCGAaatgttggacttgactgacagctttatatcccacacggaagccccgtcagacattcggcttccaaaagaacattaaaaaaccggaacactccagggtttgattgttcgggagccaaaacgttcaagaaatAGGCTGTTCGaattccaaggtatgactgtattttatttattgagaaAGAGGGTGTATCCCTCTCTTCTGCTAGAAAGGCTCCCTCAGCGGCTTACAGGCAGTCAAAACAAGGCAGTCTCTACCCACAGCCCCCCCAAAAGGCCACAGCACCccagggaaaagggggagggggaaatcaaaaCTCAGGCACCCCCAGTTTCTAAACAGCGGTTCCTAGATTGGCCAAGTGGAGTAGTTTGGGGCAGGAGCGAGGCCATCAAACCTGATGGAATGTGCCCTGATTCCTGTTTCTCCCACGGaggcagcctgatggaatggtGACTGTTGAGGGAACAGGAGGGAGGCTTGATGGAGCTGGCCTGTCGCAGCAGAGCCGATGGAGGGTATTGCTGGACTGCCAATTAGGGGAGCTTGGTCCGTTGGGGGCGCATCATCCTCAGTCCGCCATCTTACAAGCAGCCCAGCCTCTTGGCGTCCTCCTTCTCAGGGTCACCCTTGAGGGAGGAGCAgcgggaagaggatggggacagaaCCAGAAAGAGCTGGCTGCCCCTGCCATTGGCTCTTGTTGACTCTGACTCTGTCCCCTGCTGGGCTGCCCTTCTTCCCACTCTGCCCATTCCAATGGCCGCCAGCCAACGCCTGTGCCAAcaccttgctctctctctctccctctccacagcCCTCCTTGGGGGTCGCCAAGTCCAGGCATGCCTTGCTCTATGTGATCCTGGGCCCCGTGGGAGCCTATTTCGCTACCGGCACCTTCAGCCCCGTTTCCCTACTGGCCGACCCTCGCTTTGTCCGTGCCTGGATGGGCGGCGTGGGGGACTGCAAGGTGGGCGGGTGAGTACGGCTTCTGTTTCAACAGGTACGGCGGCAGGATGGTCTCCAGCCCAATGCTGCCAAATCCAGGGGCAACCAACATGGTGGACTCCGGGTCttgatggactgcaactcccatcagccccagatagcaTGGCTAATAGTTGGGagagatgggagttgtattccagtaACATCTGCATTGGCTACTCCTGTCTAGCCCGACTGGCAGTGGATATCCAAGATCTCAGGAAGCGAGAGAAAAGGGGGCTTATTTCCCAGGTGTTTGGAAATaatttaactggaaatgccaaggacttcactaggcctgggtgatatattgGCCAGGACTGGTATGAGGAGCAGACCGCCATGTCAGCTTCACTCAGAgatatatcgctggtgaaaccgccACCGCTCCTGAGTTCCTCTGCTAGAAGCGTCCGCTGGAGGGAGTCAAGAGTTCCTTCCTCCAGTGGGTGCTGCTAGCAGAGGGAATCGGGAGAGGCAGCAGTTTCACCAATGATACATCGCTGAGTGAAACCGCCCTTGCACTCTGCCCTCATACgatgcagagggagaaacaagcttaataataataataataataataataataataataataataatttattatttataccctgcccatctggctgggcttccccagccactctgggtggcttccaacaaaatattaaaatacagtaatacatctaacattaaaagcttccctaaacaggggtgccttcagatgtcttctaaaagtctggtagttgttgttctctttgacatctggtgggagggtgttccacagggcgggtgccactaccgagaaggccctctgcctggttccctgtagcttcacttctcacagtgagggaactgccagaaggcctcagcgctggacctcagtgtctgggcagaacgatgggggtggagatgctccttcaggtatactgggctcaggtatatttagggctttaaaggtcagcaccaacactttgaattgtgctcggaaacgtactgggagccaatgtaggtcttccacTGCAATGTTGAAAAGTTGATATCACCCAGCTCTATCTAGACTCCACCTAGGACTGTCTTACCCGCACCTGTTTGAGCCTCCTCCATTGCtggattggggaaggctggtcccCACTCTCTTAAGCTGACATTTGAACAGCTGAGGCTCTTTTTATCGCTGTCACTGAGCGAAATTATTTTTGCATGTTGTTGTGATGTGCATTTTTATCTTTCATGGCTTTGTGAACTGCCCTTGGCGGGTACTATCCCCTGAACGGCAGTATAAAATTACTCACATAAATAAGTGTAATAGGGTTATCTCTGAGAGCTGTGGCCTGCCTTCCCCACACCTTCAAAGAGAGGGTCGACTCGGCACTCTCTGCTGCCTGcagatgccttttttaaaaaacctgacgGCGAAATCCTGCCTTGCTCTCGTGTTTCCCTTAGCAACTACGGCCCCACCATTTACGTGCAGATGGAGGCTGCCAAAGAGGGCTGCCAGCAGGTGCTCTGGCTCTACGGGGACGACCACCAGATCACAGAAGTCGGGACTATGAACATCTTCGTGCTTTGGAAAGACCAGCAGGGAGGTGAGGAACTGGGTCCCTGAGTTGTCGGGAGCTGCGATTCTCAGCAATGGGGGTACTGAGACTCACTGCCTCCGAGAGTGGAGGCAAATaacttgaatgaaataaaataaatgcagcatTGGCTGGTCTATTAGGGCATGTGGGACGACACTGCTGCATCGACCTCCATCggcagtccagggggtggcaggGCCTGCCAGCTTCCTGCTCTTTGCATCAGCcttgtccttgtagaactcagcagggaggaaggaggtgggaaCAGAACTAGCCTTACTTGGCCCTGCCCCTCATTGTCTCTGGCTCCGCCTCTCGTTGCCTTTGGCTCCacctcctcttagtctccttgccttctgctgTATGACTTCCGatgagcaccagccaccacttaataaaaaatatttgaatGACGCCCTGTATGTGAAGGAAAAGGGAATGCCTCTCCTAAAGCAGGTGCTTCCGGGGACATATGAATGCTTCATTCAGAAGCAAAGTATATTTCTTTTCCCTTTAgatgtatttttttgtatttttcaaatGCAAATTTATGTTGATGAAATCTGATTAATCAGCTAAAACTCCTATGTTCAGTCAAGCAGGGTTTCTTTAATCGGGTGGCACCtctagcttttcttttctttttttaaaagaaagaatttggactttatttttaaaattttgcaaaCTGACTTAAaatccgccccccccaaaaaagatgagTCCACTGTTGATGCTGCCATTGCATTACAACACGTTGGAAGGAAATTaaaagcataggtaaaggtaaaacaaTTTGCGTCAGCTATTACCTCATCATATTTATGTAGAAAATAAATGTCTGCAGGATtcttttttctgaaccttttccttaCTAAGTGCAATCCGGGTAGATAATTCCGCCCCGTCCCCCTCAGATTTTGTTCCCCTTTTGATCTTGTTTGTGGTTTATGAAGTGTCTAGATATGTTGGCTCACATTCCTGGCAGCCTGGTATGTGTTGAACCtgcaccatttaaaaacaaaagacacAGAATCTTCTCTACATTGTTATTGAAAAACCATTACCTTCTATGGCTTTTTGGATTCATCCACCTCTTCGGCTTCTGACAATTCAACATGTGTTGCCCACGCAGTTTAAAGTATGTTATCTTTGAAGTTATGAGGATGAGAAAATTggatcttaacaacaacaacaaaaaaagcaaaaagcaaaattgaaggGAGTTAGGCTCTGTGTTTATATGTTTTCTGCATGTCTGTCACTGCGTCCTCCCCTTCCAGATCTGGAGCTGGTCACCCCTCCTCTGAATGGAATCATCCTGCCCGGTGTGATACGGCAAAGCCTTCTAGATCTGGCACGCGAATGGGTGAGTTTGGAGAAAACAGGAGACTTTTGATAGTGCTGGAATGGATCTGAGGGTAGGTGGCGGATTTGCAAGCTGGAATTTTGCAGCAAAAATCTTTTTTTTGCTTTCTCCAGATGATCTTTCAACACACCTTtagaaaggagggggaaacaaTGCATTTTGCTGAATGAGCTAAGTTAGAGAAGCATCTGAAACTGCTTTGTACGGAGTCAGGCCGCTGGCCCACCTAGCTTaagattgtctgcactgactggcagcagggttTCAAAGCAGGGCACTCTCCCAACCCGTGTTaggaactgagatatgaaagctaggagctaaatggaacattaaacctaggttgtgggtgcaacaacggaatgccTAGGTgcgctttttttatatatacagtgtttttcgctccataagacgcactttttacTCTTAAAAAATAAGGGCAAatatctgtgtgtcttatggagcgaatgtgtggtccctggagccaaagtGCCAGAGTGCGGCACGCTCTTGGGCTGctctttgctggggggggggggcgtgctccTCTGCCGGCAACCTCggcttccccctgcagccccggGAAGCTTTGGAGCAGTGGGAGGGCTGTGCGCCCATGCCCCACGCTCCTGGGCtgctgagtgggggtgggggtgctgttCTGCCACAGCCTGccctttcccctcaatttttggagcaGCGGTCAGCCTGCCCCAcgctcctgggctgctgaatgggggtgggggtgctgttCTGGAGCACCCTGCCCTTTCCTCTCAATTTTTGGAGCAGCGGTCAGCCTGCCCCAcgctcctgggctgctgaatgggggtggggtgctgTTCTGGAGCACCCTGccctttcccctcaatttttggagcaGCGGTCAGCCTGCCCCAcgctcctgggctgctgaatgggggtggggggtgctgttCTGGAGCACCCTGccctttcccctcaatttttggagcaGCGGTCAGCCTGCCCCAcgctcctgggctgctgaatgggggtggggggtgctgttCTGGAGCACCCTGccctttcccctcaatttttggagcaGCGGTCAGCCTGCCCCACGCTCCTGGActgctgaatgggggtggggggtgctgttCTGCAGCAGCCTGCCCTTTGCCCTTAAGCTTTGGAGCAGCGGGCAGGCTGTTCgctgagagaggaggaagaggactgaGAGGAAAAAATGTGGCATTAGCAATGCTTTGGATGGAAATGAAGATGGTATTTTACATGAAGATAGCGAAGAAAGTGATGTCAGTGATTGTGAGCAACTGAGCTTCATAAATTCTGATTCTAGCAGTGATGAGTTCTTGGGGTTCGCAGAAGACTAGAAGAGTACTCAAACCTTAAAGCctctcttcatttgttaatgacagtgatgatggttcttaatgccattgttgactgctgttcactttacatggctgtaatatgattctgatataccagttgtttattaaatacagtagttcatacaacatttgattcagaatatattctttcttgttttcctcctctaaaaactaggtgcgccctatggttgggtgcgtcctatatAGTGAAAAATTCTGTACATAACAAGaataggtaaaggttaagggacccctgaccattaggtccagttgtggttgactctggggttgcggcactcatctcgcttattggctgaggaagccggcgtacagcttccaggtcatgtggccagcatgactaagccgctgctggcgaaccagagcagcgcacagaaatgccgtttaccttcccgccggagcggtacctatttatctacttgcactttgatgtgctttcgaactgctaggttggcaggagacataacaagaatacaaagctgaaaatgaatgaactgcagctaaaatattaagtTCATTTTTTACGTGctttagtccttcccctgcccaccccccataaTATTCTGAAGTGGGTctattctccagtcttcagagagtagctggaagtgaggaggcagaaaaaggtcctcctttccttccgctctccagttttaatctgaaatcttaggtgcagtactgcacccagagctcagaaactgcttgaaaTTCCTGGTCCCAAAATGCGTCCAGAagaatgggagtttcgaacacggCTCctggcccttcctggagatgccagggattgaacctggaaacttctgcatgccaggcagatgTCCtgcccactgagctatagcctctTTCCTCAATAACAATTGCATTGCTACTCCTTCCATACTGAACTTGAGAGGTTTAATGTTGCTGCTTTTAAAGTAGCTGgcaatgggtttgtttgtttcttgttttcaatCCTGAATCTCTTTCCACCCAGGGGCAATTCAAAGTTTCTGAAAAGGTTATCACAATGGCTGAGCTGATCCAAGGCCTGGAAGAAAACAGAGTCAAGGAAATGTTTGGCGCGGGGACGGCCTGTGTCGTTTGTCCTGTGAATAAAATCTTCTACCAGGGCAAGGTGAGAGTTAGGACATGGGCCCAGCACTGGCCTTTTCTGAACCGTCTGAATTGTGATTCATGTTTCGTGACgaatctctcctcctctctcatgtCAGAATTACCATATCCCCACCATGGAAAACGGACCTGAGATTGCAAAACGGTTTCTGAAGGAGCTGACAGATATTCAGGTATAGCTTAGCAAAGTGGggcggcggggtgggggtggggggacggacaagttgtttttcattttaagaaaACAGTTTGTAGGCAAAGGGCAGAGTCCTGGGTCCTTATCCTGCCTGTGGTTCCCTGTTTGACCACCAGTGGGCGCAGCGACCTTGTGGAGTAACCTGCCTTTGGTACCCACTATGCAAGAggaatttaatacagtggtacctcaggttaagtacttaattcattctggaggtccgtacttaacctgaaactgttcttaacctgaagcaccactttagctaatggggcctcctgctgctgccatgccgccagagcacgatttttgttctcatcctgaagcaaagttcttaacctgaggtaatatttctgggttagcagagtctgtaacctgaagcttatgtaacctgaagcgtatgtaacccgaggttccacggTAGGTTGATTTAACCTGGAAGAATGAAGTGTAAAGGGATAATTGTGCACAACTGGACACACTCCAGGAACAGTGGGGGCTGGCAGCAGATTCCACCCGTTCTGATCTGGAACGATATGCCCTTTCCATCGCAAGGGGAAGCCACTTCCCTGCTTTTCCACCAGTTCACCCCACATGTTTGATAATCTCTTGATGACTTTCAGCTGCAGGTGTGTGGACACACACagcaattttctttttgtagGGATGTAAAACCTTCCCAGAATTTTTGAAGCTGTGTGTTGGGCGGGGGGAGTGGtttgtttccacccccaaacacacaccccacctcatAAATTTAAGGGGAGGTGGGAAAATAGACTTCCTTTTGCTCCCTTACTGCATTGTGGGGTCGGGCCCATTTCTGCCTCTCCCGTCCTTATCCCAGTGTCAGGCAGCTGCAAAGCCTAGAGCTAAGCAGGGAAGTGGCCGCAGCTCAGGGATAGCTGCCCTGAGCTCAGACTCAAcccccagcagcatctccaggaaaagcagcatctccaggaaaagcagcatctccaggaaaaGACTcccggggagctgctgccagtcagggttgaCATTACTGGGCATATCATTGTCTGTGAATTTGCGGCCAGGTGGCATTTCCAGCCATGCTAactgactaccgtatttttccatgtataacacgcccccgtgtataagacgccccctattttgggggactcaaaatcaagaaaatgcactatgcactatCCGCGTataacggcctcggtcctgtatatctccacccccaccgttcagcccggacactgagatccagcgccaagggccttctggcggttccctcattatgagaagtgaggttacagggaaccagacagagggccttctcggtagtggcgcccgccctgtggtacgccctcccttcagatgtgatggaaataagcagctatcttatcttcaaaagacatctgaaggcagccctatttagggaagtttttaatatttaatgctgtattgtttttaacacttgattgcgagccacccagagtggctggggaaactcagccagatgggtggagtataaataataaattattattattattattattataaggcgACACCTTATTTAAACATCAaaaatttgggggaaaatatacttatacacggaaaaatatggtgtaTCTTCCCACcttcccatatttatttatttatttatttctctctctctccctgcagtATGGACGTGTCGCCAGTGACTGGGTCTACCCAGTCTGACGTAGGCTGAGCAACACCCCACCGGAGccgcctcttcttcttcctcctcctcctcctcctgctacaGCCTCTCCGTTTTTCTCTCTCATCTTACCAATGCTGTATTTATGACTTGGTTCTATAGCTTTGACAGTCCTGCCTTTTTCTCTGTCAGAGTTTGGACTGGACCGGTTATGCTCTCGGATAAAGAGGCCTTCTTCTGCCTGTTACAACTGCAGG comes from Podarcis raffonei isolate rPodRaf1 chromosome 13, rPodRaf1.pri, whole genome shotgun sequence and encodes:
- the BCAT2 gene encoding branched-chain-amino-acid aminotransferase, mitochondrial isoform X1 codes for the protein MAVTAGVPRSLGRVLRGRTSDALISLLGPQRFLSTTFKASDLQIELNKHPKSKPDPKDLVFGKYFTDHMLMIEWSQEKGWGKPHIKPFQNLSLHPASSALHYSVELFEGMKAFRGPDKRIQLFRPMMNMNRMLRSALRTSLPPFDKSELLECIRRLIHLDQDWVPHAEATSLYIRPTFIGTEPSLGVAKSRHALLYVILGPVGAYFATGTFSPVSLLADPRFVRAWMGGVGDCKVGGNYGPTIYVQMEAAKEGCQQVLWLYGDDHQITEVGTMNIFVLWKDQQGDLELVTPPLNGIILPGVIRQSLLDLAREWGQFKVSEKVITMAELIQGLEENRVKEMFGAGTACVVCPVNKIFYQGKNYHIPTMENGPEIAKRFLKELTDIQYGRVASDWVYPV
- the BCAT2 gene encoding branched-chain-amino-acid aminotransferase, mitochondrial isoform X2, with amino-acid sequence MLMIEWSQEKGWGKPHIKPFQNLSLHPASSALHYSVELFEGMKAFRGPDKRIQLFRPMMNMNRMLRSALRTSLPPFDKSELLECIRRLIHLDQDWVPHAEATSLYIRPTFIGTEPSLGVAKSRHALLYVILGPVGAYFATGTFSPVSLLADPRFVRAWMGGVGDCKVGGNYGPTIYVQMEAAKEGCQQVLWLYGDDHQITEVGTMNIFVLWKDQQGDLELVTPPLNGIILPGVIRQSLLDLAREWGQFKVSEKVITMAELIQGLEENRVKEMFGAGTACVVCPVNKIFYQGKNYHIPTMENGPEIAKRFLKELTDIQYGRVASDWVYPV